The Anomaloglossus baeobatrachus isolate aAnoBae1 chromosome 4, aAnoBae1.hap1, whole genome shotgun sequence genome contains the following window.
tcctatgggacatggggagtgtgtgtccatgctgcagtatgtacagctgcggaatatgctgcggatgtcccgcagccccacataactgcatgtcaattattcctgcggaaatcccggccctccattatggagatagaggccgggacttccgcaggtaagtcgcacaaatgtccgcaggtttaccacagctgatccccggaatccgcaactatgggtagctgcggattccgggatcagctgcgggaaacctgcggccatacctgcggatatatctgcgggtacagagttccgtgggcacatagccttagtgcgaaTAGCAAGTAATACGGCAGTCGGGTTTACTCGTTACATTACGAGAATCCCCCATTCATTTGCAATGTacatgctattcggaacaaataagCGAGTATTAGTCAGTACTCGTTaggagtatagcaagtacgaatagttaagtactcgctcaactctaacagCCATCTCATGTATACAACCAGCTTAACGGTCTCCTCCTAATATCTTTACAGAACCATCCCATACACATAatgcagcatgaaggggctcggagaaggcggcagtgaaggtgtgtaagtgtctgatggggttacacagctcataaaaggacaactgCCCGGCCCCATAATCCAGATGTATCCTAAATCTGTCACTGGATATATTGTCAGGTAACCGGATCACTTTTTTGTTATGTATCGCTGAACACTGATTATTAAACCATGTCCTCCTCCTCAAACTCCAGGACTTGTTATTATTTCCGATATATGACTGGCCTCCCCTCCTGTCTATACTGGGATAACACATCCCCACACTCCAACTTCCTGATCTACTgctctccacatcccagtaatgtcgcCCTGTGATAAATGTCTCACGGCTTATCACCTGATTATAATCCTGGAATCTTTTAGCTGTTTCTGGATAATTTTGGTTCTCTTGCATCTTCGTTGCAGTTAGCATGTCGTCTGATATAAGGACATTACTAGCAGCGGTCTTTACATCCAGTGATATGTCTGCAGGACCCTCCACATTTATCTTGCTCCTTAAACCTgttattacctcacataatgtTTGTAAAGTGTCTGAAATCACAGTCACATCCAGGTCCTCACCCTCATGGAGTTgtttatcatgtccccctgtgtcctcatcacctccctcctcctcaggatcacacaagtccccggtgtctggttcctgtaagacggtcagtggatcagtcatgttacacagctcctcaatgtgcctcatcttcctggacagctcgtccttctttatctCCAGCTGCTGGATCAAAACTGAGAATGAGAgtgactcttccttttcccgcctggagatctcactcaggaccttcttctccaggtcgtccagccatctcctgatgtctgtacacagggcagtgactctctcggTTTCTCCAGCCGCTTTTTCTTGAGCTTTTCTCCAGCGCTCCTCCAGACGCCGGACTCTTTTCTCAGTCTCCTCTCGGTTTGTGGTTAGTTTCTGGAGAACATTTTTCAGTTTCTCCTTTGTTTTCTCAGAGGCCTCATGCAGCATCTCCACCCGGTGTCCTCTATGTTCTCCGgccaaactgcaggacacacagatacaagcagtgtcctcagtgcagtaatattccaggatcttcttatggacaggacatttccttttctccagagaagtgctgggatcagataagacgtgtTCTGATGATTTGCTGTGAACCCTCAGGTGGTTTTCACAGAGGGAAGCTTCACACAGcagacaggatctaacagcaggtacaggagagtgAATGCAGTAAGTGCAGCAGATCCCGGTGATCTTCTCTTGACTTGGCTCACAATGAAGAAAATTCCTCACAATGTTACTTAGCGTAAAGTTCCTCATCAGCGCCGGCCGCTCCAAAAACCGTTCCCGGCAGTCTGGACAAAAATAAACTCCAGATTCGTCCTGTATATCTAGTGCCTGATCTATACAGGctcggcagaagttgtgtccacatctcagcattacagGATCTGTATAAGTGCTCAGACAGATGCTGCAGTCCAGCTCGTCTCTCAGATCTGCAGACGCCATGGCTGACACCGGAAGAGAAACAAAAGCAGAGCTCTGATGCTCAGAAACCAAAGGGCGGGATCACTGTGTGTCTGTGGGGAGGGCTGAACAGCACAAGATCACTCACAATTAACCTGTTAATGGACACTTGGTATAAACCTCTAGTGTGCTGTATAGTTTGTGTTGACACAGACAGCTCGATTGTTATGTCTAGAAATCAATCTTAAAGGAACAGCAAGAGTGTTTAGTAGTAAACAAGAGAAACCCCAACATAAAAGGTACTTACCACCCTCATGAACATATGATGCGTGATGCTGGAACACAGATGAATTTCTGACACACAATTGACCtgtgtatttggtgattttttttttttacctcagtatttgtaagccaaggcCAGGAGTGGGTGAACTAATGCAGACGTGGTGCACATATTTCTATTAGGCTAAGGCCACATGTTCATttagcatccgatgcgagagctgcGAGCATggtccgagtgtcatgcgactgtgatccaatcctgcaatcagatcacagctgcggaggagaaggagggactaatctccctatgtCCTCCATTATCAGATGAttaatatatcgcactgcactttggtgtaatgcgagtgcagtgcgatgtttctctcgcacccatagtgaAAACAcatgctgccattgttttctcggtctgattagggctggaaAAAACCTCACATCGGAGCGAACCCATAgcgtaacattggtctgagtggaattatttgaattccacttgctccgttttactcgccatgtgtcctttagtgatgggcagtccggctctttttggtgatccggttcctatggctccgttcaccaaaaagagccggctctttcaGCTCGTACTTCtcagctccttattaaatatgtgttcaccccaggtgaacacatatttaagattatagaaacgctgccaaagccccgcccaccctcggctaagccccgcccacttacaaacggccaattagattgctgagtaggcggagtttagccacgggtgggcggggttttaacCACGAAAACAGCCGTTTAGATATTTcagcggctcacactggtgatccggctcctgtcgttcacagcagggagccggatctttgtgtcggatcgtttgcgaccgacacatcactagtgtccttacccttatacttttcctctggctGTTCCATTCTTGGTTTTAGCttccaaatgctgaggtaaaaaaatcaccaaatactgaatgtgtgcctgTGGCCAAGCTCTCGGGTCAATTGaatcttaggccacgtgcacatgatgagtatttggtgagttttttacctcagtatttataagtcaaaaccaggagttgagcaatcaaaggaaaagtatacTAGAAACACATGCACCACGTCTGCATGttttacccactcctggatttggctcacAAATACTAAGTAGGGATGAGCAGAACCGTGGGTGTTTGGGTTCACCGGGTTCCACCACACTTGAGTTAACAATTTGGTTTGGTTCTCGAACTTGACCCTGGAtctcatacaagtcaatggagacccaaacttctgtgctaTAAAATGGTCACAGTAACGTCACAAAAAATgcttctaaggctacatgcgcacgctgcatctttttgtgttcacaaactgcagccaaaactgcaccttgtcagagagcctggaaatgtcacaaaaatgctGGTAATTGTAGGtgcggttttgctgcgtttttggtgcgtttttcacaacatgcgtttttgtgacaaatgttgacaaacacgcaggaagaatgaaaatgctgtatttttttttgtcacaaacgattgacaaataaaacgctgacaaactgcaatgtgcgcatagaaaatctgacttctcatagactttgggaagtcaaatgtcagaaagttctgacagcaaaactgcagccaaaaacgcaccaaaaacgcagcaaaaaaagcagtgtgcgcatgtagcctaaaggggcctttagtctcacCTGGTCAGCCCTTAAGGTCATGTCACACACGACAGCGGCGACgacgttgctgctaagtcaccattttctgtggcgtagcagcgaccttgctagcgatgttgctgtgtgtgacatccagcaacaacctggcccctgctgtgaggtcgccggttgttgctgaatgtcctgtatcattttttcgtcgttgctctcccactgtgaagcgcacatcgctgtgtgtgacagcgagagagcaacaaactgaatgtgcagggagcaggaagtcggcttctgcggacgctggtaaccaaggtaaatatcgggtaaccaagcaaaggctttgctcggttacccgatatttaccttcattatcaGCTacttgaagccggctccctgcacacgtagccaaggtacacatcgggtaactataagcaaagcggtttgcttattaacccgatgtgtaccctggctacgagtgcagggatccAGCActaaacggtgtgcgctggtaaccaagcaaagcactttgcttggttacccgatatttaccttagttaccaagtgcagcatcgcttccacgcgtcgctgctggctggggtctggtcactggttgctggtgagatctgcctgtttgacagctcaccagcgaccatgtaacgacgcagcaacgatcctgataaggtcagatcgttgtcgtgatcgctgctgcgtcgctacgtgtgacctaggctttagTCAAACCGGCTGATACCATCACTTTGATGGAAGGGCAAACCTGATTATCTTGGAAGAGTATCAGGACATTTACAAATTAAGCTATCCTTTGTGGCCTGAGGAATAA
Protein-coding sequences here:
- the LOC142302779 gene encoding E3 ubiquitin/ISG15 ligase TRIM25-like, which translates into the protein MASADLRDELDCSICLSTYTDPVMLRCGHNFCRACIDQALDIQDESGVYFCPDCRERFLERPALMRNFTLSNIVRNFLHCEPSQEKITGICCTYCIHSPVPAVRSCLLCEASLCENHLRVHSKSSEHVLSDPSTSLEKRKCPVHKKILEYYCTEDTACICVSCSLAGEHRGHRVEMLHEASEKTKEKLKNVLQKLTTNREETEKRVRRLEERWRKAQEKAAGETERVTALCTDIRRWLDDLEKKVLSEISRREKEESLSFSVLIQQLEIKKDELSRKMRHIEELCNMTDPLTVLQEPDTGDLCDPEEEGGDEDTGGHDKQLHEGEDLDVTVISDTLQTLCEVITGLRSKINVEGPADISLDVKTAASNVLISDDMLTATKMQENQNYPETAKRFQDYNQVISRETFITGRHYWDVESSRSGSWSVGMCYPSIDRRGGQSYIGNNNKSWSLRRRTWFNNQCSAIHNKKVIRLPDNISSDRFRIHLDYGAGQLSFYELCNPIRHLHTFTAAFSEPLHAALCVWDGSVKILGGDR